The following is a genomic window from bacterium.
CCTGTGTTGATGGCGAGCTTCGGGACGCGCTCATCTGGGCTTTAGGTGACATGAAGTTTCCTGTCGATCCTTCCCTCGTGGCGTCCCAACGGAAATTATCACTGACTCCTCTCAAAAACACGGCGGGACCCACCGCGAAAATTGTAGTCGTGTAGCTGGCGTTATTTGATCATGCGGCGTCTCATGACGTGAAGGGCCACCGGGAACAACAGGGCTGTAGTGATGACCAGATAACCGCCGGAAATGATAATCTGAGTCCAGGTTATGGTGCCCAGGCACAAATTTCTAGACAATGTCACCAGATGCGACAGGGGAAGACCCCATGCAATGATCCGCGCCCAGTCGGGTAGATTTTCCAAGGGGAAAAAGGTGCCACTGAAAAGATACATGGGCGTAATAAACAGGAAAATCGGCAAGTTAAACATTTCGATGCTTTGGACGACACCGGTAAAAATCATGCCGATACAGCCAAACAGCAGTCCACCAAAGAAGGCCAGCGGGATGATTCCGAATCCTGTCGGATAATGAACAAGGCCGAAGCCGCTCAGAACCGCGGTCATGATCGTTGCTGTCATTAGTGACTTGGTGGCGCCCCAAACGATTTCTCCGGCAATAATCTCGTCTACGGAGAGCGGGGTGGCCATGATGGCATCATAGGTTTTTTGGTAGTACATCCGGACAAAGGATGAAAAGGAATTTTCCATGAAGGCGGTATACATGATGTTGGTGGCGATAATAGCCGGTGCCATAAACGCCACATAGGTCAGGGTTTGCCCAGCATATTGAATTTCGGGGATCAACAGGCGAAATCCAAAACCCAGGGAAGCAATATAGAGCACAGGCTCAAGAAGGGGTGTAAGAAAACCGATCAGCCAGGAGCGACGTGTGACCAGCCAGTCACGCCGCCAGACTCGCAGGAGTCGCCAGGAGAGGGTAGCGCCTGTTTTGCTCATTCGCGCAGCTCCCGTCCGGTCAATTTAAGGAAGACATCTTCCAATGAGCCCACGCGCAGAATGCAGTTGTCATGGCAATAAAGCCGTGTGATTTCATCGTAGATCGCCTCGTTATCTTTACAATAAATCAACATGCGATGTCCGAGATCTTCGTGATCCAGGGCGCTGGTGATCACGTAATCCCGTAATTCCGGGCATACAGGGCTATTCTCAATGACTTTATTGCCTACATATTTAGCAATCAGGTCCCGGGGGCGGCCTTCAACCAGAATTTTTCCATGGTCAACAATGATGAGTCGATCACACAGAAGTGAGGCTTCCTCCATGTAATGAGTGGTGAGAAGGATGGTGACGCCTTGTTGTTTAAGCTGCGCCAAACGATCCCAGAGTTGGTGGCGCGTTTGGGGATCCAGCCCTGTGGTGGGTTCGTCCAGGATCAGAAGGTCAGGCTCGTTCATCAGGCCGCGGGCGAGGGCCAATCGGCGCATCATGCCGCCTGAAAGTGATTTGACATTTAGTTTTTCCCGGTTTTCAAGTCCGAAAAACTCCAATAGTTTTGTTGTTCGCGCCCGGGCGATGTTACGGGAAATGCCGAAAAATCCGGCAAAAATTTCCAGATTGTCCCGAACCGAAATTTCTTCGTCGAGACTGTTGTCCTGATGGCACACGCCAATACGAGTTCTGATGGATCTCCAGTGGGTGGTGATGTCTTCGCCGAAAACTTTCAGGGTGCCTCCGCTGCGAGGGGAAA
Proteins encoded in this region:
- a CDS encoding ABC transporter ATP-binding protein, which codes for MAISVIEAENLRKCYGAFTAVDGISFTVQQGELFGLLGPNGAGKTSTIRMIYGFSPRSGGTLKVFGEDITTHWRSIRTRIGVCHQDNSLDEEISVRDNLEIFAGFFGISRNIARARTTKLLEFFGLENREKLNVKSLSGGMMRRLALARGLMNEPDLLILDEPTTGLDPQTRHQLWDRLAQLKQQGVTILLTTHYMEEASLLCDRLIIVDHGKILVEGRPRDLIAKYVGNKVIENSPVCPELRDYVITSALDHEDLGHRMLIYCKDNEAIYDEITRLYCHDNCILRVGSLEDVFLKLTGRELRE
- a CDS encoding ABC transporter permease — protein: MSKTGATLSWRLLRVWRRDWLVTRRSWLIGFLTPLLEPVLYIASLGFGFRLLIPEIQYAGQTLTYVAFMAPAIIATNIMYTAFMENSFSSFVRMYYQKTYDAIMATPLSVDEIIAGEIVWGATKSLMTATIMTAVLSGFGLVHYPTGFGIIPLAFFGGLLFGCIGMIFTGVVQSIEMFNLPIFLFITPMYLFSGTFFPLENLPDWARIIAWGLPLSHLVTLSRNLCLGTITWTQIIISGGYLVITTALLFPVALHVMRRRMIK